In the Bacteroidales bacterium genome, one interval contains:
- a CDS encoding cytochrome ubiquinol oxidase subunit I, with product MIMDASLVDWSRAQFALTAIYHWLFVPLTLGLSFIIAFMETLYVRTGNEEWKRITKFWMTLFGVNFAIGVATGIILEFEFGTNWSNYSWFVGDIFGAPLAVEGIMAFFLESTFIAVMFFGWNKVSQKFHLASTWLVAVGASLSALWILVANAWMQYPVGMRFNPETARNEMVNFWVVLFSPVAINKFLHTVTSGYVLASVFVVGVSAWFLLRNRHQLLAKRSIIIASVFGLIMSFFLILTGDGSARLLARHQPVKFAAMENLYEGTTHAPLAAVGILSGTRNEHRQREFLLKIEIPSLLSLMAFHDAKAYVPGIKDLIHGNPERSIISVEEKMAKGRLAVTALKNFKEAKEEGNLSRADSARVIFEENFAYFGYGHLTDVHQAIPPISPTFYSFRIMVVLGMWFVLLFLLSLYFVLRRKQPKWRWLLYAAVLSIPLAYLASEMGWLVAEFGRQPWVIQDLMPTSVAVSSLTAGSVKLTFSLFAITFTLLLIADIKIMTRQIKLGPKDGGTL from the coding sequence TTGATTATGGATGCATCACTGGTCGACTGGTCGAGAGCCCAATTTGCGCTTACGGCGATTTACCACTGGCTGTTTGTTCCGCTTACGCTGGGTTTATCATTCATCATTGCCTTCATGGAAACCCTGTACGTGAGAACAGGCAATGAAGAATGGAAGCGGATCACCAAATTCTGGATGACCCTGTTCGGAGTGAACTTTGCCATAGGCGTAGCCACGGGTATCATCCTTGAATTTGAGTTCGGAACCAACTGGAGCAATTACTCCTGGTTTGTGGGCGACATTTTCGGTGCCCCGCTGGCCGTTGAAGGGATCATGGCCTTCTTCCTGGAAAGCACGTTTATAGCGGTCATGTTTTTTGGATGGAACAAGGTGAGCCAGAAGTTTCACCTGGCCTCGACATGGCTGGTGGCGGTCGGGGCAAGCCTGTCGGCCCTCTGGATCCTGGTGGCCAATGCCTGGATGCAGTACCCGGTTGGCATGCGCTTCAATCCCGAAACAGCCCGGAATGAAATGGTGAATTTCTGGGTGGTGCTGTTCTCACCGGTTGCCATCAATAAGTTCCTGCATACGGTGACCTCAGGTTATGTGCTGGCTTCCGTGTTCGTGGTGGGTGTCAGCGCGTGGTTCCTTCTCCGGAACCGGCATCAGCTGCTGGCAAAACGGAGCATCATCATTGCGTCCGTTTTTGGCCTGATCATGTCGTTTTTTCTGATCCTGACCGGTGACGGGTCGGCCCGGCTGCTCGCCCGGCATCAACCCGTGAAATTCGCCGCCATGGAGAACCTCTACGAGGGAACGACCCATGCCCCCCTGGCAGCCGTAGGGATCCTTTCAGGGACCAGAAATGAACACCGGCAGAGGGAATTCCTGCTGAAGATTGAAATACCCAGCCTGTTGTCGCTCATGGCTTTCCACGATGCAAAAGCCTATGTGCCCGGAATAAAGGACCTGATACACGGGAACCCGGAGCGCAGCATCATCTCTGTTGAGGAGAAGATGGCAAAAGGCAGGCTGGCAGTGACCGCACTGAAGAATTTCAAGGAAGCCAAAGAAGAAGGGAACCTGTCCAGGGCCGATTCGGCCAGGGTGATCTTCGAGGAGAACTTTGCCTACTTTGGTTACGGTCACCTGACGGACGTTCATCAAGCCATACCACCAATCTCCCCGACCTTCTACTCCTTCCGAATCATGGTGGTGCTGGGAATGTGGTTTGTGCTCCTTTTTCTTCTGTCCCTTTATTTTGTCCTGCGAAGGAAACAGCCGAAGTGGAGATGGTTGCTGTATGCTGCCGTGTTGAGCATCCCGCTGGCCTACCTGGCATCGGAAATGGGGTGGCTGGTAGCTGAATTCGGCCGCCAGCCCTGGGTGATACAGGATCTGATGCCCACGTCGGTGGCAGTCTCAAGCCTTACGGCAGGCAGCGTGAAGCTGACATTCAGTCTTTTCGCCATTACTTTCACCCTGCTTCTGATCGCCGATATCAAAATTATGACCCGACAGATAAAACTTGGACCTAAAGATGGAGGAACCCTATAA
- a CDS encoding cytochrome d ubiquinol oxidase subunit II, protein MSHFALQQYWWIIVSLLASFLVFLLFVQGGQTLVYRLGKTETERSLIINVLGRKWEFTFTTLVTFGGAFFASFPLFYSTSFGGAYWVWMLILFAFVIQAVSYEYRRKPNNFLGHRTYETFLLVNGAVGTILLGTAVSTFFTGSLFSVNEYNFSRWETPFHGLEAAVNVQNLSLGLAVFFLSRVLAVLYFFRNVDHAEVIARARKQLLFDAIPFVVFFLVFTVMLLLKEGFAVDPVTGVVSMEPHKYFHNLIQMPVVLILFLAGVLMVLLGIIRPVLHFIKCHDKGIWAAGIGTVLTVFSLFLVAGFNNTAYYPSTYDLQSSLTIRNSSSSHYTLTAMSYVSLLVPFVLAYIVYTWRAINKKKIDASELESESHKY, encoded by the coding sequence ATGTCTCATTTTGCCCTGCAACAGTACTGGTGGATCATCGTGTCCCTGCTGGCTTCGTTCCTCGTTTTCCTGCTCTTTGTGCAGGGAGGGCAAACCCTTGTCTACCGCCTCGGGAAAACCGAAACCGAGCGTTCCCTGATCATTAACGTCCTGGGACGGAAATGGGAGTTCACCTTTACGACACTGGTCACCTTCGGAGGTGCCTTTTTTGCCTCTTTCCCATTGTTCTACAGCACCAGCTTCGGAGGTGCATACTGGGTCTGGATGCTTATTCTTTTCGCTTTCGTCATCCAGGCTGTTTCGTATGAATACCGGAGAAAACCCAATAATTTCCTGGGGCACCGCACCTACGAAACGTTCCTTTTGGTCAACGGCGCCGTTGGAACCATTTTACTGGGTACAGCCGTCTCCACTTTTTTCACGGGATCGCTTTTTTCAGTCAACGAATACAATTTTTCCCGGTGGGAAACGCCTTTTCACGGACTCGAAGCAGCCGTCAACGTTCAGAACCTGTCGCTGGGGCTTGCCGTCTTCTTCCTTTCCCGTGTGCTTGCGGTCCTTTATTTCTTCAGGAATGTCGATCATGCGGAAGTCATTGCCAGAGCACGTAAACAGTTACTCTTCGATGCCATTCCCTTTGTCGTGTTTTTCCTGGTTTTTACAGTAATGCTGCTGCTGAAAGAAGGTTTTGCCGTGGATCCGGTTACGGGTGTCGTCTCGATGGAACCTCATAAATATTTTCATAACCTGATCCAGATGCCGGTGGTCCTGATCCTGTTCCTGGCAGGTGTGTTGATGGTGCTGCTCGGGATCATCCGCCCTGTCCTTCACTTCATAAAATGCCACGATAAAGGCATCTGGGCTGCCGGCATCGGTACGGTTCTGACTGTGTTTTCGCTCTTTCTGGTTGCCGGATTCAACAATACGGCGTATTATCCTTCAACCTACGACCTGCAGAGCTCACTGACCATCCGGAACAGTTCATCGAGCCATTATACCCTTACGGCCATGAGCTATGTTTCCTTACTGGTGCCGTTCGTGCTGGCGTATATCGTTTATACCTGGCGGGCCATCAATAAAAAGAAGATCGATGCCAGCGAACTGGAAAGCGAAAGCCATAAATATTAA
- a CDS encoding helix-turn-helix domain-containing protein: protein MEEPNTSYEQSTTLRLKNMICQCCIRMVREELEKMGVKVNSIGLGEADITYNIADPGFDRIRKALAEKGFELIHNREEFIVEQIKIAVIELIHFSNNSNSIIRNSDYLVDKIQLSYQHLSNLFSQHEKMTLEKFIILHKIEKVKELISYDELTLSEIAYQMGYSSVQYLSTQFKNITGMSVTEYKKDPVKNRIPLDDLLKKE from the coding sequence ATGGAAGAGCCGAATACGTCATACGAGCAATCAACCACCCTGCGTTTGAAAAATATGATCTGCCAGTGCTGTATTCGTATGGTCAGGGAGGAACTGGAAAAAATGGGTGTGAAAGTGAATTCCATAGGCCTTGGGGAGGCGGATATCACCTACAATATCGCGGATCCGGGATTTGACCGGATCCGGAAAGCACTGGCAGAAAAAGGGTTTGAACTCATCCACAACAGGGAAGAATTCATCGTTGAACAGATCAAGATCGCTGTGATCGAACTGATCCATTTTTCGAACAACAGCAATTCGATCATCCGGAATTCAGACTACCTGGTGGATAAAATCCAGCTTTCCTATCAGCATCTGTCCAACCTGTTCTCTCAACATGAAAAGATGACACTTGAAAAGTTCATCATCCTGCATAAGATTGAAAAAGTAAAGGAGTTGATCTCCTATGACGAACTGACCCTGAGTGAAATTGCTTATCAGATGGGCTACAGCAGCGTGCAGTACCTTTCAACGCAATTTAAGAATATTACGGGTATGTCGGTGACAGAATACAAAAAGGATCCGGTAAAGAACCGGATCCCGCTGGATGACCTGCTAAAGAAAGAATAA
- a CDS encoding DUF2202 domain-containing protein, with the protein MKTKKSFFSYFLSGLAIMSLAVLGCSKTADVSTPERTAAELKQTILLTGLFEPIPMESADNCIDDFPFEELSEEEVEALMLMREEELLARDVYVFAYALYPIPIFNNISKSETQHTGMVKLLIEKYELPDPGEGHQPGVFVNQDLQAAYNELTDLADNSLIEALTAGATIEDLDIFDLHHLLEESIDNLDISWVFENLERGSRNHMRAFYRNLVFRGAGYTPQYISQEYFDEIIGSDHEPGFGGCGCMNTL; encoded by the coding sequence ATGAAAACGAAAAAATCTTTTTTCAGTTATTTCTTGTCAGGATTGGCCATCATGAGCCTGGCTGTCCTGGGTTGCAGTAAGACTGCCGATGTAAGCACACCGGAACGTACGGCAGCTGAGTTGAAACAAACCATTCTCCTGACAGGATTATTTGAGCCCATTCCCATGGAATCCGCCGACAACTGCATTGATGATTTTCCTTTTGAAGAATTGAGCGAGGAAGAGGTGGAAGCGTTAATGCTGATGCGGGAAGAAGAGCTGCTGGCCAGGGATGTATATGTATTTGCCTACGCTCTGTACCCCATTCCCATTTTCAATAACATATCGAAGAGTGAAACGCAACACACCGGGATGGTCAAACTTCTCATCGAAAAATATGAGCTGCCGGATCCGGGCGAAGGTCATCAGCCAGGAGTATTTGTCAATCAGGATTTACAGGCAGCGTACAATGAGTTGACCGATCTGGCTGACAACTCATTGATCGAAGCGTTGACTGCAGGTGCGACCATCGAGGACCTGGACATATTCGATCTGCATCATTTGCTCGAGGAGTCAATCGACAACCTGGACATTTCCTGGGTATTTGAAAACCTTGAGCGCGGTTCAAGAAATCACATGCGTGCTTTTTACAGGAACCTTGTATTCCGCGGTGCTGGCTACACTCCCCAGTACATCAGCCAGGAATATTTCGATGAGATCATCGGCTCAGACCATGAACCGGGCTTTGGCGGTTGCGGGTGCATGAATACCCTGTAA
- a CDS encoding T9SS type A sorting domain-containing protein has translation MKRIIIILWTGLLFHQGFAQVNLETIYQVSGALAQLETSGPKYYVMDWTNVQCRIYNMDHSLWKTVTLTVPTGYYLYDIRYVSEHLFNTDDLVELAVTYYYYEEAGQYYIYGSKIVNELGEELATIPGASYFQVYDAGDLGRKFLAYVYDYSVYPYPVQTWVYDLPGEGNSSGIIHPDHSFALSDPYPNPANSFVNITYHLPAGLTNPELQVIDLQGRILKSYPISRERETYQLDIRMYPKGVYLYRIAANSYFSESFRLIKP, from the coding sequence ATGAAAAGAATCATTATCATTTTATGGACAGGGCTGCTTTTTCATCAGGGCTTTGCTCAGGTAAACCTGGAAACCATTTATCAGGTTTCCGGGGCCCTGGCCCAGCTCGAAACTTCAGGGCCCAAATATTATGTGATGGACTGGACCAATGTTCAATGCAGGATTTACAACATGGACCATTCACTATGGAAAACAGTCACGCTTACGGTACCAACCGGGTACTATCTGTATGACATCCGTTATGTTTCGGAACATCTCTTCAACACGGACGACCTGGTTGAACTGGCTGTCACTTATTACTACTATGAGGAGGCGGGACAATATTATATTTATGGGAGTAAAATCGTCAATGAACTGGGAGAAGAACTGGCCACCATACCGGGGGCTTCTTATTTTCAGGTTTATGACGCCGGTGACCTTGGCCGGAAATTTCTTGCCTATGTTTACGATTACTCTGTGTACCCTTATCCGGTTCAAACCTGGGTGTACGATCTGCCGGGGGAAGGAAATTCCAGTGGCATCATCCATCCGGATCATTCATTTGCCTTGTCAGACCCTTATCCCAATCCGGCAAACTCTTTCGTAAACATAACCTATCATCTGCCTGCTGGTCTGACCAACCCTGAACTTCAGGTAATTGATCTGCAGGGCAGGATCCTAAAAAGCTATCCCATCAGCCGTGAGCGTGAAACCTATCAGTTGGATATCCGTATGTATCCAAAAGGAGTATATTTGTACAGGATAGCTGCAAACTCTTATTTTTCTGAGAGTTTCAGGCTGATCAAACCATAA
- a CDS encoding PqqD family protein, whose amino-acid sequence MKLKENIAISESGYLFNPSTGESFIVNPLGMEVLQLVKKGRSFGDISKEILSHYSVDTITFEKDYNDFIHQLRQYLLIGSDE is encoded by the coding sequence ATGAAATTAAAGGAAAATATCGCCATCAGTGAGTCAGGTTATCTTTTTAATCCTTCCACCGGAGAGTCATTCATTGTCAATCCCCTGGGCATGGAAGTTCTGCAGCTGGTGAAAAAAGGCAGGTCGTTCGGCGACATATCAAAAGAGATCCTGTCCCATTACAGTGTGGACACCATCACGTTTGAAAAGGACTACAACGATTTTATCCATCAGCTCAGGCAGTATCTTTTAATAGGCAGCGATGAATAA
- a CDS encoding ATP-grasp domain-containing protein, which yields MNKRRATIGISGLNAIDSPGPGMAVAMGLREAKSIDARIIGLAYESLEPMIYMHDLIDKTYQLPYPSSGSDMILSRLEYVQEMEHMDVIIPNFDAELYSFMKIEQQLKRMGIHMFLPTLEQYEERHKVNLSKFGEKYDILVPHGKAVFETKEVFDIKSEFTFPLLVKGKWYDAYIAYNIEQVLTCFNKISAKWGLPVILQKFVHGSEYNVTGLGDGKGTTVAAVAMRKQYITDKGKAWAGISIDDAYLLELTRKFVSATKWRGAFELEMIKTQDNKYYLLEINPRIPAWTYLAVGVGQNIPEALVRMALGMKVLPYEIYDVGKLFIRYSKDMIVDREEFEKLSMTGEL from the coding sequence ATGAATAAAAGAAGGGCTACAATTGGTATTTCAGGGCTCAATGCCATTGACAGTCCCGGCCCCGGCATGGCCGTGGCCATGGGATTGCGTGAAGCAAAATCAATTGACGCAAGGATCATAGGACTAGCCTATGAATCACTGGAGCCCATGATTTACATGCACGACCTGATCGACAAAACCTATCAGCTTCCTTATCCATCATCCGGGAGCGATATGATCCTTTCAAGACTTGAGTATGTCCAGGAGATGGAACACATGGATGTGATCATCCCGAATTTTGATGCGGAGCTGTATTCTTTCATGAAGATTGAACAGCAGCTGAAAAGGATGGGCATCCATATGTTCCTCCCCACCCTTGAACAGTATGAAGAACGACATAAGGTCAACCTTTCGAAGTTCGGAGAGAAGTACGATATCCTGGTGCCCCATGGTAAAGCGGTCTTTGAGACGAAGGAGGTATTCGACATCAAGTCGGAGTTCACCTTCCCTTTGCTTGTGAAAGGAAAGTGGTACGATGCATATATCGCCTATAATATCGAACAGGTGCTGACCTGTTTCAACAAGATCAGTGCAAAATGGGGTCTGCCGGTGATCCTGCAGAAATTTGTACACGGATCAGAGTATAATGTGACAGGCCTTGGCGATGGTAAAGGAACCACGGTGGCTGCAGTGGCCATGCGCAAGCAGTATATCACGGATAAGGGAAAGGCCTGGGCCGGGATTTCCATTGACGACGCCTACCTGCTCGAACTCACCCGTAAGTTTGTCAGTGCAACGAAGTGGCGCGGCGCTTTTGAGCTGGAGATGATCAAAACCCAGGATAATAAATATTACCTGCTGGAGATCAATCCACGTATCCCCGCCTGGACCTATCTTGCCGTCGGGGTGGGCCAGAACATACCGGAAGCCCTGGTACGGATGGCTCTTGGGATGAAAGTCCTGCCCTATGAAATATATGATGTGGGAAAACTCTTCATCCGGTATTCAAAAGACATGATCGTCGACAGGGAAGAGTTTGAAAAACTTTCGATGACCGGTGAATTGTGA
- a CDS encoding urea transporter: protein MIPGLNHIKALFPSFIRSILNSYAQVFFSDHRIFAVILIVVSFFDVYAGISGLLAVILSNTVAYLIGFNATFIKRGYYGFNSLLVGLGLGIYYQPSVEFYLLIFFTSLLTLMLAVMMEGVIGKYYLPYLSIPFLFGIWMVLLASRQFHALNISERGIYMLNEMYALGGLNLVKVYDWFVRLALPSSLEVYFRSLGAIFFQYHLFAGMLIALGLIIYSRIAFVLSLAGYYLAYAFFHLFGGDFTALNYSYIGFNFILTSIAVGGYFIIPSRYSYLWVALLTPLTIIVIISAGTLFSILQLSIYSLPFNIIVLLFLYILKFRERYLKSPQVVMVQHFSPERNLYSHLNYFSRFNPSLQVSLSLPVYGEWKVTQGHKGEHTHQHAWQHAWDFEIEDDEGHTFHRSGKDPEDYYAYGKPVIAPADGWVEEIQDGIDDNPVGEINTVHNWGNTIVLRHADSLYTKISHLKKESLKVKVGDKVKKGTPLALCGNSGRSPVPHVHFQVQNEPYIGAPTLDYPLSNVVHTEGSQTRLATWDVPEKGDLVSNIARHRVLEKAFHFIPGQILLLNVTEPGSPVHQEVLAVKVDSLNNRYIQCERTGAMAYFKDDDSVFYFTGYQGSKRTVLYYFFLAHFKVIKGFYQNMTIEDALPADLFHNRFLLFLQDLIAPFWIFIRSVYRMTYTGIEDQLSSPVILLQASCETRMFNSVSKNIRFEIRVGEKGVLEFNVIKDHYITEVKCT, encoded by the coding sequence ATGATCCCAGGCCTGAACCATATCAAAGCCCTGTTCCCCAGTTTTATACGAAGCATACTGAATAGCTATGCACAGGTCTTCTTTTCAGATCACCGGATATTTGCCGTGATCCTGATCGTGGTCTCTTTCTTTGATGTTTATGCCGGGATCAGCGGACTGCTGGCCGTGATCCTATCCAACACAGTTGCTTACCTGATTGGGTTTAATGCCACATTCATCAAAAGAGGATATTATGGATTCAACAGCCTGCTGGTAGGCCTGGGACTGGGTATTTACTACCAGCCTTCTGTTGAATTTTATCTGCTGATCTTCTTTACAAGCCTCCTGACACTGATGCTTGCTGTTATGATGGAGGGAGTCATCGGGAAATATTACCTGCCCTACCTGAGCATTCCCTTTTTGTTTGGTATCTGGATGGTCTTGCTGGCTTCCCGTCAGTTTCACGCTCTGAATATCAGTGAACGGGGCATTTATATGCTCAACGAAATGTATGCCCTGGGCGGTCTGAACCTGGTCAAAGTGTACGACTGGTTTGTAAGGCTTGCCCTGCCCAGCTCACTGGAGGTTTATTTCCGGTCACTGGGTGCGATCTTCTTTCAATATCATCTGTTTGCAGGCATGCTGATCGCACTCGGACTGATCATTTATTCACGCATCGCTTTCGTGCTCTCACTGGCTGGGTATTATCTGGCTTATGCATTCTTTCATCTTTTCGGCGGTGATTTTACAGCCCTCAATTATTCCTATATCGGTTTCAACTTTATCCTGACTTCCATTGCCGTCGGGGGATACTTCATCATTCCCTCCCGGTATTCCTACCTGTGGGTGGCACTGCTGACCCCCCTGACCATCATCGTGATCATCAGTGCCGGAACGCTGTTCTCCATCCTTCAGCTCTCCATCTATTCCTTGCCCTTCAACATCATTGTCCTGCTGTTCCTTTATATTCTGAAGTTCAGGGAGAGATACCTGAAATCACCACAGGTTGTGATGGTTCAGCATTTTTCACCGGAAAGGAACCTTTATTCCCACCTGAATTATTTCAGCCGGTTCAATCCTTCGTTGCAGGTGAGCCTGTCACTGCCGGTTTACGGAGAATGGAAGGTAACCCAGGGTCATAAAGGAGAACACACCCATCAGCATGCCTGGCAGCATGCCTGGGATTTTGAAATTGAGGATGATGAAGGTCACACCTTCCATCGGTCAGGAAAAGATCCGGAGGATTATTATGCATACGGCAAACCGGTGATCGCCCCTGCCGACGGATGGGTGGAGGAAATACAGGATGGGATTGACGATAACCCGGTCGGGGAGATCAACACTGTTCACAACTGGGGGAATACGATCGTTCTCCGTCACGCGGATTCTCTGTACACAAAGATCAGCCATCTGAAGAAAGAGTCGCTCAAAGTAAAAGTGGGTGACAAGGTCAAAAAAGGAACCCCGCTTGCACTGTGTGGAAACTCAGGCCGTTCACCAGTTCCGCATGTCCATTTTCAGGTGCAGAATGAACCATACATCGGTGCCCCTACCCTTGATTACCCCCTCAGCAACGTGGTTCACACAGAAGGCAGCCAAACCCGGCTGGCCACCTGGGACGTTCCTGAAAAGGGCGACCTGGTCTCCAACATTGCAAGACACCGGGTACTGGAAAAAGCATTCCATTTCATACCGGGACAAATCCTGCTTCTGAATGTCACTGAACCGGGATCACCAGTTCATCAGGAAGTGCTTGCCGTTAAGGTCGATTCATTGAATAACCGGTATATCCAGTGCGAAAGGACAGGGGCAATGGCTTATTTTAAGGACGACGACTCGGTTTTCTATTTTACAGGGTACCAGGGCTCTAAACGTACGGTCCTCTATTATTTTTTCCTGGCCCATTTTAAAGTGATAAAAGGATTCTACCAAAACATGACCATTGAGGACGCCTTGCCTGCGGACCTCTTCCATAACCGTTTCCTCCTTTTTCTTCAGGATTTGATCGCCCCCTTCTGGATCTTCATCCGGTCTGTTTACAGGATGACGTATACCGGTATCGAGGATCAGTTATCCAGCCCGGTCATCCTCCTGCAGGCTTCCTGCGAAACCCGGATGTTCAACTCCGTTTCCAAAAATATCCGGTTTGAGATACGCGTTGGGGAAAAAGGGGTCCTGGAATTCAATGTAATAAAGGATCATTACATCACGGAGGTAAAATGCACCTGA
- a CDS encoding tetratricopeptide repeat protein — translation MKNIRLSLQMILLLILPVSLIRAQDYPAMQQAFGVSYSYESKGEYTKAIDELKKFYREDSYEINVRLGWLSYLSGAFTESAAYYERAITLMPMSVEARMGYALPSSAMGNWNLVIKRYEEILAIDPNHSVTNYRLASIYYNRKDYQKAFSYLEKIANHYPFDYDIAILYAWTNFQLGKLREAKVLFNKALLIRPLDGSAQEGLKLIQ, via the coding sequence ATGAAAAACATTCGCTTAAGCTTACAGATGATCCTACTGTTGATCCTGCCAGTATCCCTGATCCGGGCACAGGATTACCCCGCCATGCAACAGGCCTTTGGCGTGAGTTACAGCTATGAAAGCAAGGGGGAATACACCAAAGCCATCGATGAGCTCAAAAAGTTCTATCGGGAGGATTCCTATGAAATTAATGTTCGGTTAGGCTGGTTGTCGTATTTATCAGGTGCGTTCACTGAATCCGCGGCATATTACGAAAGAGCCATCACCCTGATGCCCATGTCCGTCGAAGCCCGAATGGGTTATGCCCTTCCCTCTTCAGCCATGGGGAACTGGAACCTGGTCATCAAACGATACGAAGAGATCCTGGCCATCGATCCGAATCACTCGGTGACGAATTATCGTTTGGCTTCCATTTATTATAACCGGAAAGATTACCAGAAAGCTTTTTCCTATCTTGAGAAAATTGCGAATCATTACCCTTTTGATTACGATATTGCCATCCTTTACGCCTGGACCAATTTTCAACTCGGAAAACTCCGGGAGGCCAAAGTTCTTTTCAACAAAGCTTTGTTGATCAGGCCACTGGATGGATCTGCGCAGGAAGGATTAAAACTGATCCAATGA
- the ispG gene encoding (E)-4-hydroxy-3-methylbut-2-enyl-diphosphate synthase, whose translation MSSPVRFRTREVMVGDIPMGDAHPIRIQSMTTVPTMDTGLTVKQIIRLARAGCEYVRITTRNVQEAENLAAIKNELRQRRYATPLIADVHFNPSVAETAARIVEKVRINPGNFLSDDRITPDASEERISELIREQIKPLIRICKDHGTALRIGSNHGSLSGWIIDRYGDTPLGMVESALQFARICRSENFHNLVISMKSSNTRVMVYSNRLLVQRMMAEGMDYPVHLGVTEAGEGEDGRIKSAIGIGTLLREGIGDTIRVSLTEEPEKEIPVAGLIVRSAVGGRRSAACTGESIDQGPALRGLTEYLRRETLQVGDLGGGKVPVVATDEPLPGQVITVNPGELTEALISKMKKDPAAVLIATGDFDSGPSALRALFMKLNESHCLVPVIIRIRYPQLEPQELLIRSSMDFGGLLIDGLGDGIWIDAEGRPRDEINALSYGILQGSRCRFSRTEFIACPSCGRTLFNIQETLHRIKERMGHLKNLKIAVMGCIVNGPGEMADADYGYVGAGPGKVTLYKGKTLIRKNVDQKDALNALEELIRLNGDWMDIR comes from the coding sequence TTGTCTTCCCCAGTCCGGTTCAGGACAAGAGAGGTGATGGTCGGGGATATCCCAATGGGCGATGCTCATCCCATCAGGATACAATCGATGACCACTGTCCCGACAATGGACACGGGACTGACCGTCAAACAGATTATCCGGCTGGCCAGGGCAGGCTGTGAATATGTAAGGATCACAACCCGGAATGTACAAGAAGCCGAAAACCTGGCGGCAATAAAGAATGAACTGAGGCAGAGAAGATATGCCACTCCGTTGATAGCGGATGTTCATTTCAATCCGTCCGTGGCAGAAACAGCAGCCCGGATCGTTGAAAAGGTCAGGATCAATCCCGGCAACTTCTTATCCGACGACAGAATCACTCCGGATGCAAGCGAGGAACGGATCAGCGAGCTGATCCGGGAACAAATCAAGCCTTTGATCCGGATCTGCAAAGATCACGGGACCGCTCTGCGCATTGGCAGCAACCATGGCTCGCTCTCGGGATGGATCATTGACCGATACGGCGATACCCCGCTGGGCATGGTGGAGTCGGCGCTTCAGTTTGCCAGGATTTGCCGCAGTGAAAATTTCCACAACCTGGTGATCTCCATGAAATCCAGCAATACGAGGGTGATGGTCTATTCCAACCGCCTGCTGGTTCAACGGATGATGGCAGAGGGGATGGATTACCCCGTTCATCTTGGAGTGACTGAGGCCGGAGAAGGGGAAGATGGCCGGATCAAATCGGCCATTGGCATTGGTACACTCCTCAGGGAAGGGATCGGGGATACGATACGGGTGTCGCTGACAGAAGAGCCGGAAAAGGAGATACCGGTGGCTGGTTTGATTGTCAGGTCGGCGGTCGGCGGTCGGCGGTCAGCGGCTTGTACCGGGGAAAGCATAGACCAGGGACCAGCGCTCAGAGGTTTGACTGAATACCTGAGAAGGGAGACGCTGCAGGTGGGTGACTTGGGCGGAGGAAAGGTTCCCGTTGTGGCGACGGATGAACCTTTACCGGGTCAGGTCATCACGGTTAACCCAGGTGAGCTGACGGAAGCGTTGATCTCCAAAATGAAAAAAGATCCTGCTGCCGTTCTGATTGCCACCGGTGATTTTGATAGCGGTCCTTCAGCTCTGCGGGCTTTGTTTATGAAGCTGAATGAATCTCATTGCCTGGTACCGGTCATCATCAGGATACGCTATCCCCAGTTGGAACCGCAGGAGCTGCTGATCAGGAGCTCTATGGATTTCGGTGGGTTACTGATCGACGGACTGGGCGACGGGATCTGGATCGATGCGGAAGGAAGGCCCCGTGATGAAATCAATGCATTATCCTACGGCATCCTTCAGGGAAGCCGGTGCCGTTTTTCCAGAACGGAATTCATCGCCTGTCCATCCTGCGGAAGAACCCTTTTCAATATCCAGGAAACGCTGCACCGGATCAAGGAACGGATGGGTCATCTGAAGAACCTGAAAATTGCGGTCATGGGCTGCATCGTCAATGGTCCAGGCGAGATGGCCGACGCCGACTATGGTTACGTGGGTGCCGGCCCCGGTAAAGTTACGCTCTACAAAGGCAAAACCCTTATCCGGAAAAATGTGGACCAGAAGGATGCCCTCAATGCACTGGAAGAACTGATCAGGTTAAATGGGGACTGGATGGATATCCGATGA